Below is a window of Candidatus Flexicrinis affinis DNA.
ACGCCGAAGGCTTGGGCCGCCTGATCACGCTGTCGCTGCGGACGACCGACCCGCACAACCGGCGCGAGATGCTGCGCCTGATCATCGAGCAGCTGCGCGACATCGGTGGCGCACGCGTGAGCGGCTTCGGCCCCAACCGTGTGACCTCGCTGCCGGACGCCGTCGCCCGCGCGCTGGAGGATCACTTCTTCAATGTGCCGCAGCCCGCGCAGCTCAGCCTACCGCTGGGCCACGAGTCCGGTGGCGAGCACGCTCCGGTCAAGCTGCCGCCAGTCACGGGGGCGGGCGCCGCGCCGGAGGACGAGCCTGCGCCAGTGCTGGCCTTCGAGCAGGGGCCGGACGGCGAACAGCCGCAGGGCTATACCAACGGCCACAAGCTGATGGGCGCGGACATGTGCCCGTCGTGCCACACCATCTCGCTGATCCGGACGGAGGGCTGCCGCAAGTGCCTCACCTGCGGCTACAGCGAGTGCTAGGCGCGGACGCTACGCGCCAGTGATGAGTGATGCGCCAAATTGACAGGTAGGAAATCCACCCCTTGTTCACCTACGGACAAGGGGTGTTTCTTTCAACATGAGACCCCGCCTCACTGCCCCAGCGTGACGGTCGGGACGACGTCACTCGGGCCGGCGGAGGGCTGCTGATTGATCGCCGCGGCGATGATCAGCGCGGCCAACAGGATCAACAGCAGGATCGCTAACCCCCGCACGGTCGCCGGATCGGGGGGACGCGTCCCCGCCGACCCGCCTGACTTACGAAGCTGCTCCGGCTTGACGCGTTCGCGCACCCATGACTCGAACAACCCTGCGCGCACCCGCACCTGGTTGGGCGTGTTGTCCACGACCTCCACGAAATCCAGACGGCGCAGCACCGCATACACGGCCGTCAGGTCGAGCGGGTAGTCGCTGTCGGCCAGCCACGCCTCGACATCCTCGCCGCGCAGGGGCGCATCCGGCCGTTCGAAATGCTGATACGCCAGCGCCGCCACCACCGCCTGCTCGTCGGCGTTAAGGTTCTCCCACACCTGCTTGAAATACGGCGCGGCTTCGGCGGCGAGCGCGGGCCGCACCGCGCGCAGATGATCGACGCGATACGCCTCGCCGTGCGACTGCGCATGAACGGCCAGCGCGGCCTTCAGCGTCCACTCCGGCAGGCCGCCGGTCAGCGCATACAGCGCTGCGACCAGCTCCGGGTCGGCGCCGTCGCGCCCCATATTGAGCAGATCGCCCGTCTCTTGCAGCGTCAAGGCCAACAGCCGCGCGGTGTAGTCCGGTTGAACGAGCGGCGCGAGCCGGACCAGCGCGCCTTCCTGATCGAGATGCGCGGCGAACACCATCCCCAACTGCGGGCCGATCATCCCGCTCATCCACGCACCGAGGTCGGCGGGATGCTCGCCACGGGCAACGGCTTCCGCCAGCGGTTCGACGCCGTCGACGACCCACACCAGCCTGCGGTGCGGTCGGATCAGTTCGAACAGCTCGGGCAAGCCGGTTTCGGTCAGCCACACGCGCTGTTCGGCGGCGGACTTTTCGTCGGGCCAGCGCGGCAGGCGGTGGACGGACAATCCGCGTGCCGAGGCGGCGTCCTTGCCGGCCTGATACAGCGCGGCCAGCCAGCGGCGCTCGTCGGTCGCGGCGGCCATGTCGGGGAAGGCCCACACGAACGTATCGTCGAAGCGGCGGCGAATGTGCTCAAGCAGGGCGGTTTGCCCGGCGCGGCGGCGGCCGACGACCGTGAACGCGCACGAAACCGCGGCGCTCGTCAGGTGTTGATGAATGCGGGCGATGACGTCGGCACGCCCGACAAACGGGGAAGTGGGTTGGGCCGAATCGAACGAGTGATGCGGCACACCGTTGTCCTCTGGCATCGTCCCTCACTTTCGCGGTGATGTGCTAGACTATAGCGCACTTACGACGGCACTAGCCAAACATCCTGCCCACGCTCGGGCAGGCTCAAACTGGAGGGGATTATGGGACTGCTTGACGGCAAGATCGCGCTGGTTTTTGGCGTAGCGAACAAGGACAGTATCGGTTGGGGGATCGCCAAGCGGCTGCATCAGGAAGGCGCGACGATCCTGCTCAGCTATGCGGCCGAGGCGCTGGAGAAGCGTGTGCGCCCGCTGGCGGCGGAGGTCGACTGCGACTTCATCGAGTTGTGCGACGTCGGCAGTGACGAACAGCTCGACGCCGTGTTCGACAAGGTCAAGGAACGCTATGGCCGGCTCGACGTGCTGGTGCATTCGGTCGCCTTCGCCCCGCGTGAAGACCTCGGCGGGCGTTTTCTGGATGTCAGCCGCGAAGGGCTTAAGGTGGCCGTCGACATCAGCGCCTACAGCCTGATCGCGATGTGCAAGCGCGCCGAGCCGCTCATGCCGCCGGGCAGCACCGTGATGAGCATGACGTACCACGCCGCCGAGCGCGTCATGCCCAAGTACAACGCGATGGCCGTCGCCAAGGCCGCGCTTGAGATCATTACCAAGTACCTCGCCGCCGACCTCGGCCCGAAGGGCATTCGCGTCAATGCCATCAGCGCCGGGCCGATCAAGACGCTGGCGGCCATGGGCGTACCGGGAATCCGCACCATGCTGCGCTTCAACGAAAAGACATCCCCCCTGCGCGGCAACGTCTCGCAAGACGACGTCGGCAAGACCGCCGTGTACCTCGCGTCCGACTGGTCGACCGGTGTCACCGGCGAGATCATCTACGTCGACTGCGGGTACAACATCCTCGGCTTGACCGCGACCGAGGAAGACATCGCGCAGTTCTAAGGCGGCACGTTCGCAGAGGCTTCGCCTCCGCACCTCCACAAGGGGTTTGCACCCCTTGACCCCGTTACTGCGGATTTGGTGCACGCGCGCGTGCACCAAATCCGCGGAATGGGAGTCCAGAGGGCGAAAGCCTTCTGGTAGGCGTTGGCGCAGCGCCCTAAAACCGAGGACATCCGGTGATTCATACCATCCAGCGTGTTCGCAGAGGATTACAGCGCCGGTGGGCGGAACGACCGTACCGCCGCTTTCAGCGTTTGCCGGAGGTCTCGATCTACGACCTCGGCGGCGATTCGCGCGTGCCGACAGCCGTTTTCGCGCCGCCAGAGGCGGTCGATATCCCGCATACGCTGACGGTCGGCCCCGTGCCGGAGGAGTTGACGCGCGCGGGAGGCACGACTCGCGACGTGCCCGAACAGATTGCGGTCGTGCTGCCGGATGCGGAGATCGCCGGACAGTACGCGGTCGCCGTGTGGGACGGGCGGCGCATCCGCGAGTCGGCGCTGCTCAGCCGCAAGAGCGCGGTAAATTGGGCATGGCCCGCCGGCACAGCGCATCGCGAACCGCTCGAACTCGATTTGGCCGCGCCGCTGTGCAGCCCCGGCAGCGGCGACGTGTACTTCGTGTGGATGGTCTACGGCGCCCTGCGCATTCTGGCGATCCGCGCATTGGCCGAAGGGCTCGGCCAGATGCCCAAGCTGCTCGTCCCCAGTAACCCGGCGCGGTTTGTCGCTGAGACGCTCGACCTGCTTGGGGTTGCGCCGGACGATGTTATCAGATGGCAGCACGCGCGCGGGCGCGTCCGCCGCTTGGTCGTCACCAGCGAAACGCGCTGGGGGCCGACCTTCGCGCCAGCCACGTGCCGTTGGTTCCGCGAGGCGATGGTGAACGCTGCGGGTGCTCCCACCGCTGATCAGCCGCGCCGGTTGTACATCTCGCGCGGGAAGGCCCGCCGCCGGCGCATCCGCAATGAAGATGCGGTGACCGCCCTGCTGGCGCCGCTCGGCTTCGAGGCGTTCACGCTGGAAGACCTGCCGGTGGCCGAGCAAGTGCGCCTGTTCGCCGGGGCCGAAGCCGTCGTCGCGCCGCACGGATCGGGCCTGACCAATCTCGTGTTCGGACAGCGAATCAAAGTGATCGAACTCCACACCCCCGCCAAGTACACCAATTCCTTCTTGGCGCTCAGCCACGCGTGCGGCCACGCCTATGCCGCGTGGATGGCGCCTGCCCCGGACCTCGACTACGATATCGACCTCGACGCGCTGCGGAAGCTGCTCGCGCTGCACGAGCTGTATTGATCCTGCCCCCTTGCGACGTGAGCAGGGGCCGGGTTACAGTGGGAAGACCTTAGCTACGGACAACTACGAGGCGTTATGCGAGTAGCGTTTGGCGGCCGAGTCCTGATTTTGGGCTGCGGCTCAGTCTCCCAATGTTTACAGCCCCTTCTTCTGCGTCATCTCGACATGGATTTTTCGAAACTCACCATCTTGGACATGAACCCGCCCAACGGCAGGGCGGACGAAATGCTCGCCGCCGGCGCCACCTACGTGCAGCATGCCATCGACCCGGACAACATGGCCGAGACGCTCGGCGGGCTGGTCGGCGCAGGCGACTTGCTGATCGATCTGGCGTGGAACATCGAGGTCACCGAGATTATCGACTGGTGCCACCGCAACGGGGTGTTGTACATCAATACGGCGACCGAGCTGTGGGATCCGTACGACACCTCCGTCCCGCCCAACGAGCGCACGCTGTACGTCCGCCACATGATGCTGCGCGACCTCAAGGCGACGTGGGCCGAGACTGGTCCGACCGCCATCGTGGAGCACGGCGCCAACCCCGGCCTCGTCAGCCACTGGACGAAGGTCGCGCTGACCGACATCGGTAAGGCGATGCTGGCGCAAGGCGTCAGCCCGCACAAACACGCCGACATCGATCGCTTCTTAAGTGAGCGCGCGTGGAACCGCCTTGCCATGACTCTCGGCGTCAAGGTCATTCACATCAGTGAACGCGACACGCAGATCACCAGCGTGCCCAAGCGCACCAACGAGTTCGTCAACACATGGTCGGTGGCCGGCTTCCACGAGGAAGGCATCGCGCCGGCGGAGATGGGCTGGGGCACGCACGAACGCTACATGCCCGAAAACGCGTGGGTCTACGACTATGGCCCCGGTAATCAGATTTGCCTGAGCCAAATGGGCATCAACACGCTGGTGCGCTCGTGGGTGCCGGCCTCGGGCGAGATCATCGGCATGGTGGTGCGCCACGGCGAGGCGTTCACCATCAGCGACCACCTGACCGTGCGCGCCGAGAACGGACGCCCGCTGTACCGCCCGACCGTGCACTACGCCTACCACCCGTGCGACTCGGCCATCGTGAGCCTGTGGGAGCTCAAGATGCGCAACTACGAAATGCAGCCCGAACAGCGCATCCTGCAGGACGATATCACCGACGGCATGGACGAGCTGGGCGTGCTGCTGCTCGGCCACGACCTGAACGGGTGGTGGGTCGGCAGCCAACTCGACATCCACGAAACGCGACGCCTCGTGCCCGGCCAGAACGCGACCACGCTGCAGGTCGCCGCGTCGATCCTCGGCGCCGTTTCGTACATGATCAAACATCCGAACCTAGGCCTGTGCGTCGCCGACGACCTGCCGCATGAGGACATCCTCGCCGTCGCCAATCCGTACCTCGGACCATGTCCGTCGGTGCAGACCGACTGGACGCCGCTGACGAATCACACCGACATCTTCAGCCCGTGGAACGGATGGCGCGCACATCCGGACGACGTTTGGCAGTTCAGCACGTTTCTGGTGCGGTAACCCCTGTTAGCTCCCTGATGCAATCGAGCGAGGACCGAGAGGAACACAACAATGTCGGAGCCAAATGGATGCGCACAACTCCTTGAGCGTTTCATGGCGTTTGCGTTGATCGTCGTCGGCGTGGCCATCGCCGCCGCACACAGCGCGAGCGCCGCCGGATTGTAGCCAACGCCTATCGCCAGCCCCGCGCGGGCAGGAGCCATCATGCACATCGAGTGGGGCAAGGTCGCGCCGGTGCTGGTCTCGATCGGCATCATCATCGCGGTGGCGATTCTGCGCAATTATTCCAAAACGATCGCCGCCATCGCCGCCGTGATGCCGATCAATATCCCGCTGGCCTTGTGGATCCTCGCTTCCGGCGACACCAACAGCCCGGCCGCATTGGCCGATATCACGGTGACGATGGCGTGGAACCTGCTGCCGACCGTGCTGTTCCTGATCGTTGTCATGCTGCTGCTGCGCGCCGATTGGACGCTGCTGCCGTCGATCGTGGCCGGTTACGTGGCGTGGGCGATCTCGCTCGGCGTGCTCAACCTGATTCGCGGGTGGGTCGGGGGGTAAAGAGCCCTCACCCCCGGCCCCTCTCCCTCAGGGAGAGGGGAGTCCGCTATCCGCGCAGCGACATAGTGCGATAGTGCAGCGATTCATGACATCCGGCGTGGTAGGATTCGGACCGAGACAACCGGGCGACCCGCCGGCTCGCCCCTGTGAACCCGGCGCAGGTGCGCCGTTCCACATTCACGGCACTGCTGTAGCTCTCCTTATGACCGAGCCGCACGCTTTGCGCCACCGACAAGAAGGTTTCCCCTCTCCCTCAGGGAGAGGGGTTAGGGGTGAGGGCTTACACGCTTCCCTTCATCCCCGTAGTCCTCGAGGGTCGTCGGGAAGGCGTGCGGATCGGGCAGGCGGCCATCGCGGGCCAGCGCCGCGTACGCCTCCGAGGAGACATACAACTCGTTCCAGTAGCGCACGGCGATCCCTTCGGTGACGCGCGGGAGGGTGACGTCCTCGCCCAGCACATAGTGGCGCAGCGCCGCCTCGACCTCGTTGAACCCGAAGCGTGCGCGCATCGGCGTGGTGCCGGAGAAGCGGACGTTGATTTCAAACGCGACCGGCTTGCCGTGATGCACGCGCATTTGCACGTTGCATGACGCCACCGGCTTGAGCGCCGCAGCGATCCGTTCGGCTTCGGCACGCACGTCCGGATAGTCGCCGACCTGCGCGAACACGGTCGTTCCCTGATGCAGGTGGCGGCGCATGGCGATGCTGCCGCGCACCGCGCCGTTCCGGTCGACAAAACAGCCGACCGTGTACTCCGACTCGGTGTCGCCCAGCAGTTCTTCGACCACGGTGTTCGGACGCGTGGCGATGTATTCGGCGTCGGAGTCGCTGCGAAGGATCAGAATTCCCTCGGCGCTCTTGCCGCCGCGCGGTTTGGCGATCAGCGGATACCCCGCCTCGGCGGCAAGCCTGCGCACCGCCTCGCGGTCGCTGCCGTCGGCATAACGCGGCGTATTCAACCCGTGCGATTCGAGCCATTGGCACGTCCGCAGCTTGTCGTCACCGACCGCCAGCACGTCCGGCGGACTGACGAGGCACACCGCGCCGGTCTCCGCCTCGATGCGTGCGCGCTGGGCAGACATCGCCGCGACGACCGGCTCGACGCCGGACAGCACCGCGCGTACGCCTTCGCGATTGCACACGTCGATGAGCCACGGGACGAACGCCGGATCGGTGGCGCGGGGCGAGATGTACGCCGTGTCGGCCGTGTACAGCCCCATCGACTCCGGGCCGACGCACGCGCCAATCACCCGCACGGGCAGGGTAGAGAGGGCTAGCGCCTTGAGGATTCCCTGGCTGACGTTGCCGCCGACGCCCAGCACGAGCACGGTCAGTGGCGAAGCAGATGGCGAATCGGTCACGATGTGGACTCCACGGCCGGTACGGGCATCACTGTACACCGGACGGCGCGCGCTTCACAAGCGCGGCAGAAGGATTGTGAGCGTCTACAGGCCAGAAGCCGATGTGGTCTCACCCCCTCACCCCCGACCCCTCTCCCTCAAGGGGCGAGGGGAGAAACGTGCCTTCCGGCATGACCATGATTATTGCAAGGGGTACAGTCACAAGCGGCAATCGAGGTAATACTTGATTACCTGAGCATCTCTGTTGCGAAACGTTTCCAGATTTCCCAAAACGATTCACGCCTTGCCTACGACAGCTCTTTCACCAGCGCGAGCAGCAGGCCGTCGTATCCCTTCGCGCCGACCGTTTGCACGGCGGTGGCATCCACGCGCGGCTCGGCAGCGATGACGTCGAACATCTCGCGCACGCCGCGCACGCTGCCGTCCGTGCTGCCCTCATCGACGATCCGGCCCTCGCGCACGACGTTGTCCACGATGATCACCGTGCCGGGGCGCGAGAGCGCCAGCGCCCAGCGGAAATAATCGGGATTGCTCGGCTTGTCGGCGTCGATGAAGATCAGGTCGAAGCTGTCCAGTCCCTCGGCGGCGAGCTGCGCCAGCGAGTCGATCGCACGCCCCACGCGGATCTCAACGCGGTCGGCCAAGCCCGCACGCGTGATGTTTTCCTGCGCGACCTGTGCGTGTTTCGGGTCGTATTCCAGCGTGATCAAGTGCCCGTCCGGGGCAAGCGCCATCGCCAGCCAAATCGTGCTGTATCCGCCCAGCGTGCCGACTTCGAGGATACGCTTGGGGTGCTGCATCCGCGCCAGCAGATGCAGCATCATGCCTTGATTGGGGGCGACGTGAATCTCGGGCAGCCCGGCCTCGGCGCTGGCGTCCAGCGCGGCATCGAGCGCCGGATCGGGCGGGACCAGCGTGCGCTGGATGTATTCATCGACAGCGGTCCACAGTTCTTGTGACATGGGTCTCCCTCCGCATGGGGTGGGCGTATGCCTGAAGCATAGCAGAGTTTGGGGGAAAAGGGGAAAGATACAAGGGCAAAGGGAAGTGATGCGTGATGCGTGATAAGGAAGGGCAAAAGCGGGTACGGAGGACACGGAGAACGGGAGAGCACACAGAGGTGGCCGTAGGGGCGACCCGCCGGGTCGCCCGCGGTGATTTATTCGCGAAACGTCGCGGTGTCGTAGGGACGCGATCTATCGCGTCCGGCAATCGGCAGCGGGGGCACTTGCGCCCAACCTCACCCCAAACCCCTCTCCCGAGGAGAGGGGCCTTCGGGATTCCGCGCGTATCTTTCTCTCCTCTCCCACAACCGTAGGGAGCACCGAAGGTCAGGAGAGGGGCGTTCGCCCCGTGCGCGTTTTTCTCCCCTCTCTTCGGGAGAGGGGCCGGGGGTGAGGTCAGCGTGTGGGACGCGAACCATCGCGTCCGGCAATCGGCGGACGAGGCTGAGGGTGTATACCCCTTAGCCACTGGCCGAATGTCGTCAGGCTTGCTGTCGAGCTGTATAGCGCTCGGTGAGCGATGAACTGTGGTAGTTTCTCAGCACTCAGCACTTCCAACTTCTTGCCTAAAACACCGCGCCCCACACGAAGAACACGACCAACCCCAACACGATCGTGAGCAGCAAGCTCTTCGTCCGCCACGAGATCAGCGCGGTGATGATCCCCGCGTACAAATAGGCGTTATCGGGCGTGACGATCACGGCGCCCTGCGGCGCGGCGATTGCCGGCACGGTGATTGCAGAGAGCACCGCGACCGGGACATAGCGCAGCGCGCGCTTGACGGCCGGCGACATCTCGGCGCGGGTGACCAGCGCGAGCGTCCCGTAGCGCAGGCCGAACGTCACCACCGCCATGCCGAGGATCGTGACGAATTCGGTC
It encodes the following:
- a CDS encoding enoyl-ACP reductase; translation: MGLLDGKIALVFGVANKDSIGWGIAKRLHQEGATILLSYAAEALEKRVRPLAAEVDCDFIELCDVGSDEQLDAVFDKVKERYGRLDVLVHSVAFAPREDLGGRFLDVSREGLKVAVDISAYSLIAMCKRAEPLMPPGSTVMSMTYHAAERVMPKYNAMAVAKAALEIITKYLAADLGPKGIRVNAISAGPIKTLAAMGVPGIRTMLRFNEKTSPLRGNVSQDDVGKTAVYLASDWSTGVTGEIIYVDCGYNILGLTATEEDIAQF
- a CDS encoding glycosyltransferase family 61 protein, translating into MIHTIQRVRRGLQRRWAERPYRRFQRLPEVSIYDLGGDSRVPTAVFAPPEAVDIPHTLTVGPVPEELTRAGGTTRDVPEQIAVVLPDAEIAGQYAVAVWDGRRIRESALLSRKSAVNWAWPAGTAHREPLELDLAAPLCSPGSGDVYFVWMVYGALRILAIRALAEGLGQMPKLLVPSNPARFVAETLDLLGVAPDDVIRWQHARGRVRRLVVTSETRWGPTFAPATCRWFREAMVNAAGAPTADQPRRLYISRGKARRRRIRNEDAVTALLAPLGFEAFTLEDLPVAEQVRLFAGAEAVVAPHGSGLTNLVFGQRIKVIELHTPAKYTNSFLALSHACGHAYAAWMAPAPDLDYDIDLDALRKLLALHELY
- a CDS encoding saccharopine dehydrogenase NADP-binding domain-containing protein, encoding MRVAFGGRVLILGCGSVSQCLQPLLLRHLDMDFSKLTILDMNPPNGRADEMLAAGATYVQHAIDPDNMAETLGGLVGAGDLLIDLAWNIEVTEIIDWCHRNGVLYINTATELWDPYDTSVPPNERTLYVRHMMLRDLKATWAETGPTAIVEHGANPGLVSHWTKVALTDIGKAMLAQGVSPHKHADIDRFLSERAWNRLAMTLGVKVIHISERDTQITSVPKRTNEFVNTWSVAGFHEEGIAPAEMGWGTHERYMPENAWVYDYGPGNQICLSQMGINTLVRSWVPASGEIIGMVVRHGEAFTISDHLTVRAENGRPLYRPTVHYAYHPCDSAIVSLWELKMRNYEMQPEQRILQDDITDGMDELGVLLLGHDLNGWWVGSQLDIHETRRLVPGQNATTLQVAASILGAVSYMIKHPNLGLCVADDLPHEDILAVANPYLGPCPSVQTDWTPLTNHTDIFSPWNGWRAHPDDVWQFSTFLVR
- a CDS encoding ATP-grasp domain-containing protein; the encoded protein is MTDSPSASPLTVLVLGVGGNVSQGILKALALSTLPVRVIGACVGPESMGLYTADTAYISPRATDPAFVPWLIDVCNREGVRAVLSGVEPVVAAMSAQRARIEAETGAVCLVSPPDVLAVGDDKLRTCQWLESHGLNTPRYADGSDREAVRRLAAEAGYPLIAKPRGGKSAEGILILRSDSDAEYIATRPNTVVEELLGDTESEYTVGCFVDRNGAVRGSIAMRRHLHQGTTVFAQVGDYPDVRAEAERIAAALKPVASCNVQMRVHHGKPVAFEINVRFSGTTPMRARFGFNEVEAALRHYVLGEDVTLPRVTEGIAVRYWNELYVSSEAYAALARDGRLPDPHAFPTTLEDYGDEGKRVSPHP
- a CDS encoding O-methyltransferase, which translates into the protein MSQELWTAVDEYIQRTLVPPDPALDAALDASAEAGLPEIHVAPNQGMMLHLLARMQHPKRILEVGTLGGYSTIWLAMALAPDGHLITLEYDPKHAQVAQENITRAGLADRVEIRVGRAIDSLAQLAAEGLDSFDLIFIDADKPSNPDYFRWALALSRPGTVIIVDNVVREGRIVDEGSTDGSVRGVREMFDVIAAEPRVDATAVQTVGAKGYDGLLLALVKELS
- a CDS encoding AzlD domain-containing protein — protein: MTEFVTILGMAVVTFGLRYGTLALVTRAEMSPAVKRALRYVPVAVLSAITVPAIAAPQGAVIVTPDNAYLYAGIITALISWRTKSLLLTIVLGLVVFFVWGAVF